One window of the bacterium genome contains the following:
- a CDS encoding phenylacetate--CoA ligase, producing the protein MMAWAPYEVKQGLKWVYGCLPVPMRYGRSFLQKCRLAEEREKWTAAALAAYQNEQLCCLISHAYNHVPYYRALFDRLGIDPDAIRSVEDLQRIPPLTKDDLRNHFSDLTAVNVKKKDRILLSTSGTSGRPLRFYSERRHEAYLDGDAYRWRHLRWG; encoded by the coding sequence ATGATGGCATGGGCGCCCTATGAGGTGAAACAGGGCTTGAAATGGGTCTATGGATGTCTGCCGGTGCCGATGCGTTATGGCCGGTCTTTTTTACAAAAATGCCGTCTGGCCGAAGAACGGGAGAAATGGACGGCGGCTGCCTTGGCAGCGTACCAGAACGAGCAACTGTGCTGTCTGATCAGCCACGCCTATAACCATGTCCCCTATTACCGCGCCCTGTTCGACCGCCTGGGCATAGATCCGGATGCCATTCGAAGCGTTGAGGATCTTCAGCGCATTCCTCCGCTGACAAAAGATGATTTGCGCAATCATTTTTCCGACCTGACCGCCGTAAATGTAAAAAAAAAGGATCGGATCCTGCTGTCGACCAGCGGGACATCGGGAAGACCGCTTCGTTTCTACTCAGAGCGCAGGCACGAAGCATACCTGGACGGCGATGCCTATCGGTGGCGCCATCTCCGCTGGGGT